The following proteins are co-located in the Lepisosteus oculatus isolate fLepOcu1 chromosome 9, fLepOcu1.hap2, whole genome shotgun sequence genome:
- the LOC102690216 gene encoding vesicle-trafficking protein SEC22b-B has protein sequence MVLLTMIARVADGLPLAASMQEDEQSGRDLQQYQSQAKQLFRKLNEQSPTRCTLEAGSMAFHYVIEKGVCYLVLCEAGFPKKLAFAYLEDLQAEFDEQHGKKVPTVSRPYFFIEFDTYIQKTKKSYIDSRARRNLGNINTELQDVQRIMVANIEEVLQRGEALSALDSKASNLSSLSKKYRSDAKYLNTRSTYAKLAAGAVFFIMLIVYVRFWWL, from the exons ATGGTTCTGCTGACGATGATTGCCCGAGTGGCTGACGGCCTTCCGCTGGCCGCGTCCATGCAAGAAGACGAGCAG TCAGGCCGTGACCTCCAGCAGTACCAAAGCCAGGCCAAGCAGCTGTTCCGCAAACTCAATGAACAGAGCCCCACTCGATGCACACTGGAGGCTGGGTCCATGGCCTTCCA CTATGTGATTGAGAAGGGCGTGTGTTACCTGGTGCTGTGTGAGGCTGGGTTCCCCAAGAAGCTGGCGTTCGCCTATCTGGAGGACCTGCAGGCTGAGTTTGATGAGCAGCATGGCAAGAAGGTGCCCACCGTGTCCCGGCCGTACTTCTTCATCGAATTCG ACACATATATCCAGAAGACGAAGAAGTCGTACATTGACAGCCGTGCACGCAGGAACCTGGGCAACATCAACACGGAGCTACAGGATGTGCAGAGGATCATGGTGGCCAATATTGAGGAGGTGCTGCAGAGGGGCGAGGCTCTCTCAG CCCTGGACTCCAAGGCCAGCAACCTCTCCAGCCTGTCCAAGAAGTACCGCAGCGACGCCAAGTACCTGAACACGCGCTCCACCTACGCCAAGCTGGCCGCCGGCGCCGTCTTCTTCATCATGCTGATCGTCTACGTGCGCTTCTGGTGGCTGTGA